In a genomic window of Gouania willdenowi chromosome 11, fGouWil2.1, whole genome shotgun sequence:
- the sf3b4 gene encoding splicing factor 3B subunit 4 has protein sequence MAAGPISERNQDATVYVGGLDEKVSEPLLWELFLQAGPVVNTHMPKDRVTGQHQGYGFVEFLSEEDADYAIKIMNMIKLYGKPIRVNKASAHNKNLDVGANIFIGNLDPEIDEKLLYDTFSAFGVILQTPKIMRDPDTGNSKGYAFINFASFDASDAAIEAMNGQYLCNRPITVSYAFKKDSKGERHGSAAERLLAAQNPLSQADRPHQLFADAPPIPSAPTPVLTAMGAGMTMAGMPPPSPFPPVPPPGSMPPQMPPSMGMHGAGVPGHQVGGPPPGPPPFPPGGMHPGMPQIPMPPPAPPGMAPPPPVPPGSNQRAPPPPGMPPPPMGMPPRAPYGHPVGHPVPPGMRGPPPPPMPPPGYGATPIRPPPFGFQRGPPLPPRPPGPPRVPLRAPLPPQ, from the exons ATGGCCGCGGGACCAATATCTGAAAGAAATCAAG ATGCCACTGTCTATGTGGGCGGTCTTGATGAGAAAGTATCGGAGCCATTGCTATGGGAGCTCTTCCTACAGGCTGGCCCTGTAGTTAACACACACATGCCCAAAGACAGGGTGACAGGCCAACATCAAG GTTATGGTTTTGTGGAATTCCTCAGTGAAGAAGATGCCGATTATGccataaaaataatgaatatgaTAAAGCTCTATGGCAAACCCATCAGGGTTAATAAAGCCTCAGCACACAATAAAAACCTTGATGTCGGTGCAAATATCTTCATTGGTAACCTGGATCCGGAGATCGATGAGAAACTACTGTACGACACATTCAGCGCTTTTGGCGTCATCCTCCAGACGCCAAAGATCATGCGAGACCCCGACACCGGTAACTCTAAGGGTTACGCTTTCATCAACTTTGCGAGCTTCGACGCCTCGGACGCCGCCATCGAGGCCATGAACGGCCAGTACCTTTGCAACAGGCCCATCACCGTGTCCTACGCCTTTAAGAAAGACTCCAAAGGAGAGCGCCACGGCTCCGCTGCTGAGCGACTCCTGGCCGCGCAGAACCCTCTCTCTCAAGCCGACAGGCCGCATCAACTGTTTGCAGACGCTCCACCAATTCCAAGTGCTCCCACACCGGTCCTGACTGCAATGGGAGCTGGGATGACGATGGCAG GAATGCCTCCACCATCACCTTTCCCTCCTGTGCCTCCTCCTGGTTCCATGCCTCCTCAGATGCCTCCTTCCATGGGCATGCATGGTGCAGGAGTTCCAGGCCACCAGGTTGGAGGACCTCCACCTGGGCCTCCACCCTTCCCCCCAGGCGGCATGCATCCAG GTATGCCTCAGATACCGATGCCTCCTCCAGCCCCCCCGGGCATGGCGCCCCCACCCCCTGTTCCACCTGGCTCGAACCAAAGAGCACCACCACCGCCCGGCATGCCCCCTCCACCTATGGGCATGCCTCCCAGAGCGCCGTACGGACATCCAGTTG GTCATCCTGTGCCTCCAGGAATGAGAGGGCCCCCCCCTCCGCCCATGCCTCCCCCTGGTTATGGGGCTACTCCTATTCGTCCGCCTCCCTTTGGTTTCCAGAGAGGACCTCCACTGCCTCCAAGGCCTCCTGGTCCACCTCGGGTTCCTCTCAGAGCGCCGCTGCCGCCGCAATAG